GCCGGTGGTCCGGCAGGGCCTGGAACGGCTGCGCCTTCTCGCGGGGCCGGACGGGTCCTGGTCGTCGGAGGATGGGGATTTCTACAACGTCGACGTCACGCTCAGGGCGCTTCGGGTCTTTCTGCTCTACGGCGTGGTGTCACCCCCGGCCCTCTCCCTGGTTTCACCGGCCGGCGGTGCATGAGAGGGGAAGGCTCCCCGCGCCGCGGGGGCGAAAAGCTGATTTTCGGGGGAGATCATGAGTGACCACGTGGTGAAGCAGCTGCAGGGCGTCGTATCGGAGGCGGTCGAGGAACGCCGGGGGCTGGTTGTCTACTCGCGTCTCCAGCCGGTGGAAATCGACCGGATGGCCCGACGGGTCGAGCGCGAGACCATTGAAAAGATTCGCGGGCTCATCCCCGAGTCGACCGACGATCAACGGGTGGTCGGGCTGCGCAACCGTCTCCGACGCATGGAAGACGAACTCGAGCAGCTCGAGGGACTCGCCGATATTCGCGATCAGAGCCGGAGTTTGCAGAGCGATGAAATCGTGTGGCAGGCGTTTGAGGATATCGCCTGGATGTTGGGGATCGAATAATGGGGGAGCGGTTTAGCGGCGGCGGCCTCCGCGCTTCGCTTCGGTGTTCCGCTTGAGATCGAGGAGGCGCTCTTCGCTCTCCTTGAGGAACTTGGCGAGCTTCTCGTCGAACGAGGCCTTGGCGCGGACCCGGGCCTGGCGTTCCGAGGGATCGAGTGCCTGCTTGACGGAGAGATCGAGCTTGCCTTTGTCGTTGTACCCGAGGACCTTCACCTTGACGCGTTCCTGTTCCTTGAGATAATCCCGCACGTCCTTGACGTAGGTGTCTGCGATCTCAGAGATGTGAACGAGCCCGCTCTTGCCGTCGGGGAGTTCTACAAAGGCGCCGTAGTGGGTGATCTTGACAACCACACCTTCGAGGATCGTCCCTGCATCAAGACTCATACTCTGTGCTCGTTCCCTCCCTCAAGAGATGTGTCGGAATTATAGCCTACGCCCCTGGGGGTGTCAATGCGCGATGCGCCGTGGGAGGCGGAGGCAACGACACCGAACAGCCGTGTGGGCGTATGCGAATCCCGCGATGTTACGGGGAGGTCCGCGGCAGTCGTTCGAGGGCGCGCTCCAGGGCCGCCCGGGCCGCCTGGCCTGCACCCCAGAGGATCCGGCCCCACACCGCGAGTGGTCCTTCCGGCTTTGTCACCGCGGTACTCGGCGGATCGCGCTCGATCGCACGGTGGGTCGATCCGCCCGGCACGATGACGAGTTCTATCTCCCCGGGCCCCAGCATCCCGAGCTGTTCGCGCGCCAGGCGCTCGAGATACTGATCGTCCGTCCTTAGGCGCCGGATCTCCGCGAGGAGGGCGGCGTTCCCGGCCAGCAAATCCTCTCGGTGTCGCTCCAGGCGAGCCGCCTCGCGTGCGAGCGCATAAGTGCGGAAGTACTGCAGGGCAACCCCAAGAACCGTCCACCCCACCAGGGACGCGGCGGCGATCATCAACAGGCGCGTCCCAATAGACGGCGTCCTTCTGAGAGGACTCACCGGCGCACCCCCTGTCGCATCTGCGCAAGTGGAGGTCGCGACGCCGGCGAGGCGATCACCCAGAGGAGCGGAAGGGTGAGCCCGATCAGGCTGATCACGACGGCGGCGCGGGCGTACGATCCGACGTTCGCGGAGCGGAGGAGGATCCTCCAGACCGGCGTAAGGGTGCCGTCCTGCTGAAGATGCAGCCACACCAGCGCGACCTGACGGAGGTATCGCGTCGTTTCTGGAAACGGGGGGATGCCTTCGTGGCGCTCGACCGTCCCCGCGCCGGCATTGTACGCAGCGAGCGCATAGGGGAGGTTGCCCTTGAACTGATCGACGAGCCGGCGCAGGTAGGCCGTACCGGTTTCGAGGTTCGATGCGGGATCATCCATGCATGGGGGATCGGTGAGCCGCGCAATCTCGGGGGCACACGCGGGCTCGCCGGCGAGCTCCCGCCAGGTGGCGGGGACCACCTGCATCAAGCCGTAGGCCCCTCGGGACGACCGGGCCTGCGCGTGAAATCCGCTCTCTGTGAATACCACGGCGGCGACGAGCGCCGGGTTCAGGCGGTGGTTCCGGGCGGCGCGGTTGATGAGCTCGGCATACGGGATGCCGTGAACCGAACGGGGGATCGTCCCGTCACGCGGAAGACGCGAAACCGCGGCCATGACATCTGCCGCAGTCACGTAGAGGATCGTTGCTGCGAGTAGGAGGGCCGCCAGGCATACGAGCATATAGCCGACCAGCCATCGCGGCGCCCCTCCCAGGCGGCGATCGATGGGCATCGTGCTGACGGAGTTCTGGAGGCGCCGGGGAAATCCTTTACGGCCAGCGGCCTGTGCGCGCGAACGCTGCGGCCCCTGCGTACCGGGCCCGGCCGCCGAGCGTCTCCTCGATCCGCAACAACTGGTTGTACTTGCACACCCGCTCGGATCTGGCGGGCGCGCCGGTCTTGATCTGCCCTGCGTCGGTGGCGACCACGAGATCGGCGATCGTCGTGTCTTCGGTTTCCCCGGAGCGGTGGGAGATGACCGCGTTCCATCCGTGCTCGCGCGTGGTGCGGATCGCCTCCAGCGTCTCGGTCAGGGTCCCGATCTGGTTCACCTTGATCAGCACGGCGTTGCTGGCCGATCGGGCGATGCCCCTGGCGATGAGGGCCGGGTTGGTGACGTAAATGTCATCTCCCACCAATTGGACCCGATCCCCAACACGGTCGGTCAGCGCCGCCCACCCATCCCATGCGTCCTCCGCGAGCCCATCTTCAATGGAGAGGATGGGGAACCGGTCCAGCAGGGCGGCGTAATAGTCGATCATCTCCTCCGTGGTCCGGATGTCTTGACCCTGCCGGAGCAGATACCGGCCGTCCCGAAAGAACGTGGTCGAGGCGGGATCGATGGCCAGGCCGAGATCTTTTCCGGGTGCGTATCCGGTCCGCTCGATGGCACGCATGAGGAGATCCAAGGCGTCCTCGTTGCTCCCGAGGCGGGGGGCGAACCCCCCTTCGTCGCCGACTCCGGTTTCGAGCCCGCGATCCTTGAGGACCTGATGCAGGGCATGGTATGTCTCGGCGCCCATGCGCAGAGCTTCGGCGAAGGTAGCCGCCCCAACCGGAACGACCATAAATTCCTGGAAGTCCAGCGCGTTGTCGGCGTGCTTGCCGCCGTTGAGGATGTTCATCAGGGGGACCGGCAGGGTGGAAGCGCTCGCGGCGCCGCGCGCGATCGATTGGAACAGCGGCACGCCTTGCTCGGCGGCGGCCGCCCGGGCGGTCGCCAGCGACACCCCGAGGATGGCATTGGCCCCCAGCCGGCCTTTGTTGGGCGTGCCGTCCAACGCCAGCATGAGACGGTCTACGCCTGCCTGATCCTGCGCGTCGCGGCCCGTGACCGCGGGCCCGATCGTCTCGCGCACATGCCCCACGGCCGCGCGGACCCCGAGACCCGCATACCGGCGCGCGTCGCGGTCCCTGAGTTCCACCGCTTCATGCAGCCCGGTGCTGGCCCCTGAGGGGACCGCTGCGCGTCCGGCCGCTCCGGATTCGAGCACCACGTCCACTTCGACCGTCGGGTTCCCGCGCGAGTCCAGGATCTCTCGGGCCGTCACCGCCTTGATCGTCGACACGATGGCGCGCTCCTCCCTTCGGATCATTCCAACGCGTGATCCTCGAGCACCTCAACGTAGTCTTCGCTGACCCGGCGCGCGCTTGGGAGCGACCGTACCCGTGCCCGCACGCGCCGCGCGCCCAATTCCACGGTGATGATGTCTCCCGGCCGCACTTCGGCGGCGGGAGCCGCGGGGCG
Above is a window of bacterium DNA encoding:
- a CDS encoding S1 RNA-binding domain-containing protein; translated protein: MSLDAGTILEGVVVKITHYGAFVELPDGKSGLVHISEIADTYVKDVRDYLKEQERVKVKVLGYNDKGKLDLSVKQALDPSERQARVRAKASFDEKLAKFLKESEERLLDLKRNTEAKRGGRRR
- a CDS encoding lytic transglycosylase domain-containing protein; translation: MPIDRRLGGAPRWLVGYMLVCLAALLLAATILYVTAADVMAAVSRLPRDGTIPRSVHGIPYAELINRAARNHRLNPALVAAVVFTESGFHAQARSSRGAYGLMQVVPATWRELAGEPACAPEIARLTDPPCMDDPASNLETGTAYLRRLVDQFKGNLPYALAAYNAGAGTVERHEGIPPFPETTRYLRQVALVWLHLQQDGTLTPVWRILLRSANVGSYARAAVVISLIGLTLPLLWVIASPASRPPLAQMRQGVRR
- the eno gene encoding phosphopyruvate hydratase, translated to MSTIKAVTAREILDSRGNPTVEVDVVLESGAAGRAAVPSGASTGLHEAVELRDRDARRYAGLGVRAAVGHVRETIGPAVTGRDAQDQAGVDRLMLALDGTPNKGRLGANAILGVSLATARAAAAEQGVPLFQSIARGAASASTLPVPLMNILNGGKHADNALDFQEFMVVPVGAATFAEALRMGAETYHALHQVLKDRGLETGVGDEGGFAPRLGSNEDALDLLMRAIERTGYAPGKDLGLAIDPASTTFFRDGRYLLRQGQDIRTTEEMIDYYAALLDRFPILSIEDGLAEDAWDGWAALTDRVGDRVQLVGDDIYVTNPALIARGIARSASNAVLIKVNQIGTLTETLEAIRTTREHGWNAVISHRSGETEDTTIADLVVATDAGQIKTGAPARSERVCKYNQLLRIEETLGGRARYAGAAAFARTGRWP
- a CDS encoding septum formation initiator family protein, which gives rise to MSPLRRTPSIGTRLLMIAAASLVGWTVLGVALQYFRTYALAREAARLERHREDLLAGNAALLAEIRRLRTDDQYLERLAREQLGMLGPGEIELVIVPGGSTHRAIERDPPSTAVTKPEGPLAVWGRILWGAGQAARAALERALERLPRTSP
- a CDS encoding S4 domain-containing protein, with product MRLDKFLQLSRLVRRRTLANSLCHGGRVALNGRPAAPAAEVRPGDIITVELGARRVRARVRSLPSARRVSEDYVEVLEDHALE